The sequence CTTGTGCTATCCTTCCATCTCATCTTCACATCTACTTTTCCCATTTTTACCCAAAGGCGTATTAGGAGCAAAATTTTTTCATCCTTTATCCTTTCAGAAAGCATGGAAAAAAGGAGATCATGATGTATTGAATCAAAATAATTGTCAATATCACAAATAGTCACCCACTCCCTTTTCTCGTTATTAATCAAATGGGATACCCTGGCAATAGCCTTAATAGGTCCTTTATTTTGTCTGTATGCATAACTAACATTAAGAAACTCTTTTTCAAGAATAGGCTCAATAAGGTCCTTTATGGCTTGCTGAACTATTTTATCTTTTATGGTAGGAAGGCTCAATAAACGAAATTCGTTATTATCTTTGGGGATCATTATTTCCTGATACGGCTCAGGTATATAATGATACGAAGTTAATTGTTCAGAAAGCTCCTTAATATTATTTTCCAGTTCGGCTTCAAATGTCTCAATTGTAACCTTATCTATGCCTCCAGCAGAGCCTTTCTCTTTAACCTTTGTCCATGAAGATAGTAGATTTTCAATCTTGCATATCTCTTTATATAATTCCACTTCCATATTTAATCAATTATAGTTATCTGACCATTTTTATTTTGTACTTGCCCAGTCCAAAGGTTACTGCCTTACCCACATGAATATGTTCTCCAAACTTTAATAGTGATAAATATTTTTGAAAATCGCCTTTATAGGTTATCTCACCTGTCCAGCCACCGAGTTTCATTCTTATGTTCTGTTTTGCCGAGAACCTTTCCCAATCTACCCATATAAGTTTGGCCTTAAGGATATCTACATATTTAGAATCTTTTGCAAACCCTTCAAAATCACCCATTTCAGCATCACAATGAAAATGTGCAAGAAGGAAGGCTCTTTCAGCAAGCCTTTTTATAAGGAGTTCAAAAGGTATTTCTCTTGATAGTCTATCACGCTCCTTTATCCTGAGAGGGGTTTCAAAGGACAGGGTTATCTCGTTACATTTTAATCTCTCTTCAATAAAATTGCTGTAACTTACTTTGTTGTCCGATGGTTTAAGTAAACCTGTGGTGTTATTGAATATCTCATCATTTGTGCCATTGATATGAACAGCCTCTACTGTGGTAACATCAAATTTACCTTCGCCCTTGCCGATTCCTATTCTACCCATCTCTGTAAAGGCATAAACAAAATAGGGGAGATAATCATTTGCCTTGCCTATTAAAATTACATCAAAGGAAATTATATCACCTTGCTCAAAGTTCTGTCTTTTTGTTGTTGGTGGCTCTATAACATAGGGGTTAGGTGCTCTTTTATATTTTCTGTGGTGGGGATGGTCTTGAGGAATAGGGGTCTCTATTATTAATGAATAGATGCAACAAAATTTTGATATGCAACTCTCACATTCTATATTTTTTAATGGGCAGATAATCCGTCTTAGTGTATTCCCTAAAGCACCCCTAAAGGTAGAGCCTTTGAAGGTGGGAAGATAAAGGGGTTCTTTTGCCCTTATATTGACTCTATATTTATGAAGATATAAGTGATTTAACATCTATGCACCTCTTTCTTGAATAGTCATGAAATCATTATGTAAATATAAGAACAGGACTATCATAAGTAATAACACCGATCCTTTCGGTTCTGGAAAGTATTTTCTGTAGATGCCCTTGTCTCTTTATAACATGGCAATACAATTTGTGAGTTTGAATATTTGCATCGATCTCAAAAAGCCTGTCAATTTCTGTATAAACCCTGCAAAGGTCAATCACTGTCATAACCCTATACCGAAATAGGAGGTTGAATCATAACATCATACGCCATTATCTTATAAGGTTCATTGGTTTGAACATATTGAAATGAAACCTGACTATTAAGTGTAATAACTGCACCGGCTATACTGGTTGTCTTTTGTCCGCCTGTCACATCTATAATTATATCTTCCTCGTCCATATCTAATTCCTTAAACTGCTGAATCCCTTTATTGATAATTTTAGTCAGTTCTATAAGGTCTTCAAAATTAACCGGTTTTTCCGTCTTGATTATTTTTTTAATCTGTTTACAATATTGTTTTATGATGTTTTCTACACCATAAAAAAACTTAAATGACTCCTTAGAGCCAATCAAATAGACATATTTCAGGTATTCATGATGGGGCTCGATTCCCCGTAAAAGCTGTTGCCAGTTCCAGCGGATACTATTTAAGGCATTTATATCATCCCTTAGTGACTCTCCTTTTAATATAACCTTGTTGAAATTTGTGTCTATTATTTCTATTGGAAAGGAAAAATCATGATGAACTATATTGGGGGTTGAAAGGAGTAAAATCAAACAACTATGGGGCTTACAAGAGTCAAGTTGCTTAAGCGTTTTTATAGCAAGAAAAAATTTTCTGTAATTATATAATGCTATAAAAGAAATGATGAAAAGCATCATAGAGGTAATAGTTAGTAAAAGCTTATAATTTTCAAGGTCAGGAAACCATTCCTTATTTAGGTCTTCACAGTTTGTGGTTAGGGGGCTTTCTGATTTACCATTATATAAAAATAATTTTTCATTTTCAAAATAAGCCACCTTATTAAAGAGCAGGCTGAAATTATCTATTTGCAAATTA is a genomic window of Syntrophorhabdaceae bacterium containing:
- the cas6 gene encoding CRISPR system precrRNA processing endoribonuclease RAMP protein Cas6; protein product: MLNHLYLHKYRVNIRAKEPLYLPTFKGSTFRGALGNTLRRIICPLKNIECESCISKFCCIYSLIIETPIPQDHPHHRKYKRAPNPYVIEPPTTKRQNFEQGDIISFDVILIGKANDYLPYFVYAFTEMGRIGIGKGEGKFDVTTVEAVHINGTNDEIFNNTTGLLKPSDNKVSYSNFIEERLKCNEITLSFETPLRIKERDRLSREIPFELLIKRLAERAFLLAHFHCDAEMGDFEGFAKDSKYVDILKAKLIWVDWERFSAKQNIRMKLGGWTGEITYKGDFQKYLSLLKFGEHIHVGKAVTFGLGKYKIKMVR